The following are encoded in a window of Amycolatopsis lexingtonensis genomic DNA:
- a CDS encoding L-aspartate oxidase, producing the protein MTPPVNDPQAKTPVWEAFADLVVVGSGVAGLTAALRAQALGLHVLVVTKAAVADGNTRWAQGGVAVVLEHEHDHGDSVAKHAEDTFAAGAGLVDEVAARSILDGGPAAVARLRADGAEFDAAAPGLLARTREGGHSAFRVIHAGGDATGAEVERALVARAGETRVPVLEHHIAVDALRTPGGRIAGVTVLDRNGVPGVVRAPAVLLASGGIGQLYQATSNPEIATGDGIALALRAGATVADVEFVQFHPTVLYTPGARGRCPLVTEAVRGEGATLVDGAGLPVMRGVHPLGDLAPRDVVSAAITRRMATAPGGIDDHVFLDATSIAGFAARFPTVYAACGALGLDPAVDPIPVTPAAHFSCGGVMTTVDGRASVPGLYAAGEVARTGLHGANRLASNSLLEGLVVGQRVAEAVAADLAAGLLADPARGRLPSWTTAPAAERDALQRVMSRYAAIGRDADGLAAAVSVLDLSTQDSPLWTHAAVEDAALTVVAQALLAAAVRRTESRGCHVRSDFPERDENWRRSQVIRLSPSGQPVLADPIPLEGVA; encoded by the coding sequence ATGACGCCGCCGGTTAATGACCCCCAGGCGAAAACCCCGGTCTGGGAAGCGTTCGCGGATCTGGTCGTGGTCGGCAGCGGCGTCGCCGGGCTGACCGCGGCGCTGCGGGCGCAGGCGCTCGGGTTGCACGTCCTGGTGGTCACCAAGGCGGCGGTCGCGGACGGCAACACGCGCTGGGCGCAGGGCGGCGTCGCCGTCGTCCTGGAGCACGAGCACGACCACGGCGACTCGGTCGCGAAACATGCGGAAGACACCTTCGCCGCGGGCGCCGGCCTGGTCGACGAGGTGGCGGCGCGGTCGATCCTCGACGGCGGCCCGGCCGCGGTCGCCCGGCTGCGGGCCGACGGCGCCGAGTTCGACGCCGCCGCCCCCGGCCTGCTCGCCCGGACCCGCGAGGGCGGGCACAGCGCGTTCCGCGTGATCCACGCGGGCGGCGACGCGACCGGCGCCGAGGTCGAACGCGCCCTGGTCGCGCGGGCCGGGGAGACGCGGGTGCCGGTCCTGGAGCACCACATCGCCGTCGACGCACTGCGCACGCCCGGCGGGCGGATCGCCGGGGTCACGGTGCTCGACCGGAACGGCGTTCCCGGTGTCGTCCGCGCGCCGGCCGTGCTGCTGGCCAGCGGCGGGATCGGGCAGCTCTACCAGGCGACGTCGAACCCGGAGATCGCCACCGGTGACGGGATCGCGCTCGCGCTGCGCGCCGGGGCCACCGTGGCGGACGTCGAGTTCGTCCAGTTCCACCCGACCGTCCTGTACACCCCGGGCGCCCGCGGGCGCTGCCCGCTGGTCACCGAGGCGGTCCGCGGCGAGGGCGCGACCCTGGTCGACGGCGCCGGCCTGCCGGTGATGCGCGGCGTGCACCCGCTCGGCGACCTCGCCCCGCGCGACGTCGTCTCGGCGGCGATCACGCGGCGGATGGCGACCGCGCCCGGTGGCATCGACGACCACGTCTTCCTCGACGCGACCTCGATCGCCGGGTTCGCGGCCCGGTTCCCGACCGTGTACGCGGCCTGCGGGGCGCTCGGGCTGGACCCGGCCGTCGACCCGATCCCGGTGACGCCGGCGGCGCACTTCTCGTGCGGCGGGGTGATGACCACAGTGGACGGACGGGCTTCGGTGCCCGGCCTGTACGCCGCGGGCGAGGTGGCGCGGACCGGCCTGCACGGGGCGAACCGCCTGGCCTCCAACAGCTTGCTCGAAGGCCTGGTGGTCGGGCAGCGCGTGGCGGAGGCCGTCGCGGCGGACCTCGCGGCCGGGCTGCTCGCCGACCCCGCGCGCGGGCGGCTGCCGTCGTGGACCACCGCGCCCGCCGCCGAGCGCGACGCGCTGCAGCGGGTGATGAGCCGGTACGCGGCGATCGGCCGCGACGCAGACGGGCTCGCCGCCGCGGTTTCGGTGCTCGACTTGTCGACTCAGGACAGTCCATTGTGGACACATGCGGCGGTCGAGGACGCGGCGTTGACCGTGGTGGCGCAGGCGTTGCTCGCCGCGGCCGTCCGGCGCACCGAGTCGCGCGGCTGCCACGTGCGGTCCGACTTCCCGGAGCGGGACGAGAACTGGCGGCGCAGCCAGGTCATCCGGCTCAGCCCGTCCGGCCAGCCGGTGCTGGCCGACCCGATCCCCCTGGAGGGCGTGGCATGA
- the nadA gene encoding quinolinate synthase NadA produces MTTTLVPEGLTPFGGVEANAAWAEEVRRLAKQRDAVLLAHNYQVPEIQDIADHTGDSLALSRIAASSDASTIVFCGVHFMAETAKILAPEKTVLIPDARAGCSLADSITGAELRAWKAEHPGAVVVSYVNTTAEVKAETDICCTSSNAVDVVASIPADQEVLFLPDQFLGAHVKRVTGRENMHIWAGECHVHAGINGAELAERAAEDPDADLFIHPECGCATSALYLAGEGAVAPERVKILSTGDMVHEARDTKAKTVLVATEIGMIHQLRKAAPGIDFRAVNDRASCRYMKMITPAALLRCLREGLDEVHVDLETAARAKASVQRMIEIGQPGGGE; encoded by the coding sequence ATGACCACCACGTTGGTTCCGGAAGGCCTCACCCCGTTCGGCGGGGTCGAGGCGAACGCGGCCTGGGCGGAGGAGGTGCGGCGCCTGGCGAAGCAGCGCGACGCGGTCCTGCTCGCGCACAACTACCAGGTCCCGGAGATCCAGGACATCGCCGACCACACCGGCGACTCCCTCGCGCTCAGCCGCATCGCGGCGAGCAGCGACGCGTCCACCATCGTCTTCTGCGGCGTGCACTTCATGGCCGAGACCGCGAAGATCCTCGCGCCGGAGAAGACCGTCCTGATCCCGGACGCGCGGGCCGGCTGCTCGCTCGCCGACTCCATCACCGGCGCCGAGCTGCGCGCCTGGAAGGCCGAGCACCCGGGTGCGGTGGTCGTCTCCTACGTCAACACCACGGCCGAGGTGAAGGCCGAGACCGACATCTGCTGCACGTCCTCGAACGCGGTCGACGTCGTCGCCAGCATCCCCGCTGACCAGGAAGTTCTCTTCCTGCCCGACCAGTTCCTCGGCGCGCACGTCAAGCGCGTGACCGGCCGGGAGAACATGCACATCTGGGCCGGGGAGTGCCACGTCCACGCCGGGATCAACGGCGCGGAGCTGGCCGAGCGCGCGGCCGAGGACCCGGACGCCGACCTGTTCATCCACCCCGAGTGCGGCTGCGCGACGTCGGCGCTCTACCTCGCCGGCGAGGGTGCGGTGGCGCCGGAGCGGGTCAAGATCCTCTCCACCGGCGACATGGTCCACGAGGCCCGCGACACCAAGGCCAAGACCGTGCTGGTGGCCACCGAGATCGGCATGATCCACCAGCTGCGCAAGGCCGCGCCGGGCATCGACTTCCGCGCGGTGAACGACCGGGCGTCCTGCCGGTACATGAAGATGATCACCCCCGCGGCGCTGCTGCGGTGCCTGCGCGAGGGCCTCGACGAGGTCCACGTCGACCTCGAGACCGCCGCCCGCGCGAAGGCTTCGGTGCAGCGGATGATCGAGATCGGGCAGCCCGGCGGCGGCGAATGA
- a CDS encoding NUDIX hydrolase → MRSDTLRVLLWRRALDPHLGRWSLPGGRLRPDEDVETSVRRQLKEKVDVRQLKHVEQLAVFSDPHRVPGPRVVATAFLALVPSDVDPEVPEDTEWHDVAKLPRTAFDHEAIVLRARDRLRSKLSYTNLGFALAPDEFTISALRGLYSAALGYRVSATNLQRVLSRRGLLVPTGHTAAPGRAGGRPAALFSFAGKGMQITDPFAVFKPPNR, encoded by the coding sequence GTGCGCTCGGACACACTGCGGGTGCTGCTCTGGCGCCGCGCGCTCGACCCGCACCTCGGCCGCTGGTCACTGCCGGGCGGCCGGCTGCGGCCCGACGAGGACGTCGAAACGTCCGTCCGGCGCCAGCTCAAGGAGAAGGTCGACGTCCGCCAGCTGAAGCACGTCGAGCAGCTCGCGGTGTTCAGCGACCCGCACCGCGTCCCCGGCCCGCGCGTGGTGGCGACGGCGTTCCTCGCGCTGGTCCCCTCCGACGTCGACCCCGAAGTGCCCGAGGACACCGAGTGGCACGACGTCGCGAAGCTGCCGCGCACGGCGTTCGACCACGAGGCGATCGTGCTGCGCGCCCGCGACCGGCTGCGCTCGAAGCTCTCCTACACCAACCTCGGGTTCGCGCTGGCCCCCGACGAGTTCACGATTTCCGCGCTGCGCGGCCTGTATTCGGCGGCGCTCGGCTACCGCGTCTCGGCGACCAACCTGCAGCGGGTGCTGTCCCGGCGCGGGCTGCTGGTTCCCACTGGTCACACCGCCGCACCGGGCCGCGCGGGCGGGCGTCCGGCGGCGCTGTTCTCCTTCGCGGGCAAGGGCATGCAGATCACTGATCCGTTCGCCGTCTTCAAGCCGCCGAACCGGTGA
- a CDS encoding LON peptidase substrate-binding domain-containing protein — MTEPESESDATTTILPLFPLQTVLLPGTKLPLHIFEPRYRQLTADLVSGTVPGREFGVVALRSSLTREVRGLDQLYEIGCSTVLREAKRLPDGRFDVVTQARRRFRLTDLDCTSAPYLIASVTWLDDDPVAPSGDMASRLALVARAAHQRYCETAWRSDDWNAPDPDTTVDELAYQLATDCLLPLEDRQRLLEERHPLRRLRIACRLLTRETGFLNTLGAVPLPPGELTDLSRPASLN, encoded by the coding sequence GTGACCGAGCCGGAATCGGAAAGTGACGCGACGACGACGATCCTGCCGTTGTTCCCACTGCAGACCGTGCTGCTGCCCGGCACCAAGCTCCCGCTGCACATCTTCGAACCGCGCTACCGGCAGCTGACGGCGGACCTGGTGAGCGGCACGGTGCCGGGCCGCGAGTTCGGCGTGGTCGCGCTCCGCTCGTCACTGACCCGCGAGGTACGTGGTCTGGACCAGCTGTACGAGATCGGCTGCAGCACGGTGCTGCGCGAGGCCAAGCGCCTCCCGGACGGCCGCTTCGACGTCGTCACGCAGGCCCGCCGCCGCTTCCGCCTGACCGACCTCGACTGCACGTCGGCGCCGTACCTGATCGCCTCGGTGACCTGGCTCGACGACGACCCGGTGGCCCCGTCCGGCGACATGGCCAGTCGGCTGGCACTGGTCGCCCGCGCGGCCCACCAGCGCTACTGCGAAACGGCGTGGCGCAGCGACGACTGGAACGCCCCGGACCCGGACACGACGGTCGACGAGCTGGCCTACCAGCTGGCCACGGACTGCCTGCTGCCGCTGGAGGACCGCCAGCGCCTCCTGGAGGAACGCCACCCGCTGCGCAGGCTCCGCATCGCGTGCCGGCTGCTGACGCGCGAAACGGGGTTCCTGAACACGCTGGGCGCGGTGCCGCTGCCGCCGGGCGAGCTCACCGACCTGAGCCGCCCGGCCAGCTTGAACTGA
- a CDS encoding M48 family metallopeptidase, whose amino-acid sequence MTEDIEVSRRDAVRFPGISPRAYEHPVDRGALATLRAVPGFAQVVKAISGFYNERGERLMALASSIRVGPKQYPELERLRHECAETLDLPAVPNVFVFQDPRIRAETVGMDEPFIRLSTGLVELMSLDSLRFVLGHEMGHVLSGHAVYRTMMVRLISLQLSMSWTPVSALGIRAIIAALREWFRKAELSCDRAGLLCGQDPTAALRAQIQVAGGIDPARIDIPSFLQQASEYESVEDIRDSFLKLKFVETESHPFAVVRAAQLQRWAASPEYRAILAGDYPRRDGDKPGSDWKDDLKSAAQSYKESWNSSADPLTKVFSDVGEAVSGAAGKVWNKFGNGNGNGS is encoded by the coding sequence GTGACCGAAGACATCGAGGTTTCGCGGCGCGACGCCGTCCGGTTCCCGGGCATCAGCCCGCGCGCCTACGAGCACCCGGTGGATCGCGGCGCGCTCGCGACGCTGCGCGCGGTGCCCGGGTTCGCGCAGGTCGTCAAGGCCATTTCGGGGTTCTACAACGAGCGCGGCGAGCGGCTGATGGCGCTCGCTTCGTCGATCCGCGTCGGGCCGAAGCAGTACCCGGAGCTCGAGCGCCTGCGCCACGAGTGCGCCGAGACGCTCGACCTGCCCGCCGTGCCGAACGTGTTCGTCTTCCAGGACCCGCGGATCCGCGCGGAGACGGTCGGCATGGACGAGCCGTTCATCCGGCTCAGCACCGGGCTCGTCGAGCTGATGAGCCTCGATTCACTGCGGTTCGTGCTCGGCCACGAGATGGGGCACGTGCTGTCCGGGCACGCGGTGTACCGCACGATGATGGTGCGCCTGATCAGCCTGCAGCTGTCGATGTCGTGGACGCCGGTCAGCGCGCTCGGCATCCGGGCGATCATCGCGGCGCTGCGCGAGTGGTTCCGCAAGGCGGAGCTGTCGTGCGACCGCGCGGGCCTGCTCTGCGGCCAGGACCCGACGGCGGCGCTGCGCGCGCAGATCCAGGTCGCGGGCGGCATCGACCCGGCCCGCATCGACATCCCGTCGTTCCTGCAGCAGGCGTCGGAGTACGAGTCGGTCGAGGACATCCGCGACAGCTTCCTCAAGCTCAAGTTCGTCGAGACGGAGTCGCACCCGTTCGCGGTGGTCCGCGCGGCGCAGTTGCAGCGCTGGGCGGCTTCGCCGGAGTACCGCGCGATCCTGGCGGGCGACTACCCGCGGCGGGACGGGGACAAGCCGGGGTCGGACTGGAAGGACGACCTCAAGTCGGCCGCGCAGTCGTACAAGGAATCGTGGAATTCGTCGGCGGACCCGCTGACGAAGGTGTTCAGCGACGTCGGCGAGGCGGTTTCGGGCGCGGCGGGGAAGGTGTGGAACAAGTTCGGGAACGGCAACGGGAACGGTTCCTGA
- a CDS encoding DUF2567 domain-containing protein, translating into MSETSGPAHRPSAVAGPWTVPVLFRERRPRVVVKADLLPALSVFSTVGLLSFPLAFAWSRLAPPERVRIIAADGTQGALELESWHRFDDLAVFGLMTLGLGIVVGVVTWLLRERRGPVVFLAALLGVALAGALAILLGVTWANSHYAITSPPPLGSVIELAPRLESWWVLLTGPLGVSIAYSLLATWNGRDDLGRRLG; encoded by the coding sequence GTGAGCGAGACGTCGGGGCCCGCGCACCGGCCGTCGGCCGTGGCCGGTCCGTGGACGGTGCCCGTGCTGTTCCGGGAACGGCGGCCCCGGGTGGTCGTCAAGGCCGACCTGCTGCCCGCGCTGAGCGTGTTCAGCACGGTCGGGCTGCTGAGCTTCCCGCTCGCCTTCGCCTGGTCCCGCCTCGCGCCGCCCGAACGCGTCCGCATCATCGCCGCCGACGGCACGCAGGGCGCCCTGGAGCTGGAGAGCTGGCACCGCTTCGACGACCTCGCCGTGTTCGGGCTGATGACGCTCGGGCTCGGGATCGTCGTCGGCGTCGTCACCTGGCTGCTGCGCGAACGCCGCGGCCCGGTCGTCTTCCTCGCCGCCCTGCTCGGCGTGGCCCTCGCGGGCGCGCTCGCCATCCTGCTCGGCGTGACCTGGGCGAACAGCCACTACGCCATCACCAGCCCGCCCCCGCTCGGCTCGGTGATCGAGCTGGCGCCGCGGCTGGAGTCGTGGTGGGTGCTGCTCACCGGCCCGCTCGGCGTGTCGATCGCCTACAGCCTGCTGGCCACCTGGAACGGCCGCGACGACCTGGGTCGCCGCCTCGGCTGA
- the bioB gene encoding biotin synthase BioB, with the protein MTAVPDTDVLAHARELVLETGAGLGEAEVLEVLRLPDDRLPDLLALAHEVRMRWCGPEVEVEGIISLKTGGCPEDCHFCSQSGRFPTPVRSAWLDIPNLVKAARQTAETGATEFCIVAAVRGPDKRLLSQVREGVKAIREDGNDIQIACSLGMLTQEQVDELVEMGVHRYNHNLETARSHFPAVVTTHTWEERWDTLRMVAEAGMEVCCGGIIGMGETVEQRAEFAVQLAELNPHEVPMNFLIPQPGTPYENYEIVEGKDALRTVAAFRLAMPRTMLRFAGGRELTLGDLGAEQGMLGGVNAIIVGNYLTNLGRPASADLEMLDELKMPIKALSDSL; encoded by the coding sequence TTGACCGCAGTTCCGGACACCGACGTCCTCGCCCACGCCCGTGAACTCGTCCTCGAAACCGGCGCCGGCCTGGGAGAGGCCGAGGTCCTCGAGGTGCTGCGGCTGCCCGACGACCGGCTGCCCGACCTGCTCGCGCTCGCGCACGAGGTGCGGATGCGCTGGTGCGGGCCCGAGGTGGAGGTCGAGGGCATCATCAGCCTGAAGACCGGCGGCTGCCCGGAGGACTGCCACTTCTGCTCCCAGTCCGGCCGCTTCCCGACGCCGGTGCGCTCGGCGTGGCTCGACATCCCGAACCTGGTCAAGGCCGCCCGGCAGACCGCCGAGACCGGCGCGACGGAGTTCTGCATCGTCGCCGCCGTCCGCGGCCCGGACAAGCGGCTGCTGTCGCAGGTCCGCGAGGGCGTGAAGGCGATCCGGGAAGACGGGAACGACATCCAGATCGCGTGCTCGCTCGGCATGCTCACGCAGGAGCAGGTCGACGAGCTCGTCGAGATGGGCGTGCACCGCTACAACCACAACCTCGAGACGGCGCGCTCGCACTTCCCCGCGGTGGTCACCACGCACACGTGGGAGGAGCGCTGGGACACGCTGCGGATGGTGGCCGAGGCGGGCATGGAGGTCTGCTGCGGCGGCATCATCGGCATGGGGGAGACGGTCGAGCAGCGCGCGGAGTTCGCGGTGCAGCTGGCCGAGCTGAACCCGCACGAGGTGCCGATGAACTTCCTCATCCCGCAGCCCGGCACGCCGTACGAGAACTACGAGATCGTCGAGGGCAAGGACGCGCTGCGCACGGTCGCGGCGTTCCGGCTCGCGATGCCGCGCACGATGCTGCGCTTCGCCGGCGGCCGCGAGCTGACCCTCGGCGACCTCGGCGCGGAGCAGGGCATGCTCGGCGGCGTCAACGCGATCATCGTCGGCAACTACCTGACCAACCTGGGCCGGCCGGCTTCGGCGGACCTCGAGATGCTCGACGAGCTCAAGATGCCCATCAAGGCCCTCAGTGACAGCCTCTGA
- the bioD gene encoding dethiobiotin synthase, translating into MLVMTGTGTGVGKTITTAAIAALAADGGQRVAVLKPAQTGVRPDEPGDLADVRRLAGDVTTLELRRYPDPLSPEAAARRSGLPTLEPGEIARAASDLDTGHDLTLIEGAGGLLVRFDATGASLADVAWSLGSLVIIVAEAGLGTLNATALTAEVATKRGLTVAGVIIGAWPAEPDLAALSNLEDLPVAAGAPLLGVLPAGLGAASRDEFLAAARGGLSPWFGGEFDPELFAGCASAGK; encoded by the coding sequence ATGCTGGTGATGACGGGGACCGGGACCGGGGTCGGCAAGACGATCACCACGGCGGCGATCGCCGCCCTGGCGGCGGACGGCGGGCAGCGGGTCGCGGTGCTGAAACCGGCGCAGACCGGGGTCCGGCCCGACGAGCCCGGCGACCTCGCCGATGTCCGCCGGCTCGCCGGTGACGTCACGACCCTCGAACTGCGCCGCTACCCGGACCCGCTGTCCCCGGAGGCCGCCGCGCGCCGCAGCGGTCTGCCGACGCTCGAGCCGGGCGAGATCGCGCGGGCGGCGTCCGACCTCGACACCGGGCACGACCTCACGCTGATCGAGGGCGCGGGCGGGCTGCTCGTGCGCTTCGACGCCACCGGGGCCAGCCTCGCCGACGTCGCCTGGTCGCTCGGGTCGCTCGTGATCATCGTGGCCGAGGCCGGGCTCGGCACGCTCAACGCGACCGCGCTCACCGCCGAGGTCGCCACCAAGCGCGGCCTGACCGTCGCCGGCGTGATCATCGGCGCCTGGCCGGCCGAGCCGGATCTCGCGGCGCTGTCCAACCTCGAAGACCTGCCGGTGGCGGCCGGGGCGCCGCTGCTCGGCGTGCTGCCCGCCGGGCTCGGCGCGGCGTCGCGGGACGAGTTCCTGGCCGCGGCCAGGGGCGGGCTCTCGCCGTGGTTCGGCGGCGAGTTCGATCCCGAGCTGTTCGCCGGGTGCGCGTCGGCCGGGAAGTGA
- a CDS encoding SulP family inorganic anion transporter has translation MVIMRPLAVLRHDLPASLVVFLVAVPLSLGIALASGAPVAAGLVAAVVGGVVAGALGGSALQVSGPAAGLTVVMAETINTFGWAVTCAITVAAGACQILLGLSRIARAALAISPAIVHGMLAGIGVTIVLGQLHVVLGGKAQSSAVQNIAELPGQIVAHHDSAAIIGLLTIGILLAWPKLPAAVRKVPGPLAAIAAATVVSVVFGMTLPRVELPGDVLDIRLVPQLPDGGWGAFALAVVTIALIASVESLLSAVAVDKMHTGRRANLDRELVGQGAANMVSGALGGLPVTGVIVRSSTNVSAGAKTRASAVLHGVWVLLFVVLLAGLIQSIPLAALAGLLVHVGAKLVNPGHIRTVLAHGDLPVYLLTLAGVVVFDLLTGVLAGIGLALVLMLRRTLWSGIHVEQEGDSWRVVVEGVLTFLSVPRLSKVLGTIPAGVPVRLELVVDYLDHAAFESLTTWQQAHERAGGTVEVDEVGHPWFGEGKAGRPTRSRLHASRAVPRWLAPWSEWQATEGIPTQQTRNGATEFHRRAAPLLKSTLSGLADGQRPRTLFITCGDSRIVPNLITTSGPGDLFTIRNIGNLVPPGQADPSMNASIEYAVGVLGVEEIVVCGHSGCGAMAALADGPPPGPLSVWLRHAEPSAHRLGSATLEGAVPDSEGDRLALHNVLQQLDHLREYPSVAAAEAAGKLQLTGMYFAVGTAQVHLFDTAERTFRPAGAPVAVPGA, from the coding sequence ATGGTGATCATGAGACCCCTCGCCGTGCTCCGCCACGACCTGCCGGCCTCACTGGTCGTCTTCCTCGTCGCTGTCCCCCTGTCCCTGGGCATCGCCCTCGCTTCGGGCGCCCCGGTCGCCGCCGGGCTCGTCGCCGCCGTCGTCGGTGGCGTCGTCGCCGGCGCGCTCGGCGGCTCCGCGCTGCAAGTGAGCGGGCCCGCCGCCGGCCTGACCGTCGTCATGGCCGAAACCATCAACACCTTCGGGTGGGCCGTCACCTGCGCGATCACCGTCGCCGCCGGCGCGTGCCAGATCCTGCTGGGGCTGAGCCGCATCGCCCGCGCCGCGCTGGCCATCTCGCCGGCGATCGTGCACGGCATGCTGGCCGGCATCGGCGTCACGATCGTGCTCGGCCAGCTCCACGTCGTCCTCGGCGGCAAGGCGCAGAGCTCGGCGGTGCAGAACATCGCCGAGCTGCCCGGCCAGATCGTCGCCCACCACGACTCCGCCGCGATCATCGGCCTGCTCACCATCGGCATCCTGCTGGCCTGGCCGAAGCTCCCGGCCGCCGTCCGGAAGGTGCCGGGGCCGCTCGCCGCGATCGCCGCGGCCACGGTCGTTTCCGTCGTCTTCGGGATGACGCTGCCGCGCGTCGAACTCCCCGGTGACGTGCTGGACATCCGGCTCGTCCCGCAGCTGCCGGACGGCGGGTGGGGCGCGTTCGCGCTCGCCGTCGTCACGATCGCGCTGATCGCCAGCGTCGAAAGCCTGCTTTCGGCCGTGGCGGTGGACAAGATGCACACCGGGCGGCGCGCCAACCTCGACCGGGAACTGGTCGGCCAGGGCGCGGCCAACATGGTCTCCGGCGCGCTGGGCGGCCTGCCGGTCACCGGCGTCATCGTCCGCAGCTCGACGAACGTCAGCGCCGGGGCCAAGACCCGCGCGTCGGCGGTGCTGCACGGCGTCTGGGTGCTGCTGTTCGTCGTCCTGCTCGCCGGGCTGATCCAGAGCATCCCGCTGGCCGCGCTCGCCGGCCTGCTGGTGCACGTCGGCGCGAAGCTGGTCAACCCCGGCCACATCAGGACCGTCCTCGCCCACGGCGACCTGCCCGTCTACCTGCTCACCCTCGCCGGCGTCGTGGTGTTCGACCTGCTCACCGGCGTGCTCGCGGGCATCGGGCTGGCGCTCGTGCTGATGCTGCGCCGGACGCTGTGGTCCGGCATCCACGTCGAACAGGAAGGTGATTCCTGGCGCGTCGTCGTCGAAGGCGTCCTGACGTTCCTGTCGGTGCCGCGGCTGTCGAAGGTGCTCGGGACCATCCCGGCCGGCGTGCCGGTGCGGCTCGAGCTGGTCGTCGACTACCTCGACCACGCCGCGTTCGAAAGCCTCACCACGTGGCAGCAGGCGCACGAGCGCGCCGGCGGCACGGTCGAGGTCGACGAGGTCGGCCACCCGTGGTTCGGCGAGGGCAAGGCGGGCCGCCCGACGCGGTCGCGGCTGCACGCGAGCCGGGCGGTGCCGCGCTGGCTCGCGCCCTGGTCGGAGTGGCAGGCCACCGAAGGCATCCCGACGCAGCAGACCCGCAACGGCGCCACCGAGTTCCACCGCCGGGCCGCGCCGCTGCTGAAGAGCACGCTGTCCGGGCTCGCCGACGGCCAGCGCCCGCGCACGCTGTTCATCACCTGCGGCGACTCCCGGATCGTGCCGAACCTGATCACCACCAGCGGTCCCGGCGACCTGTTCACCATCCGCAACATCGGCAACCTCGTCCCGCCCGGGCAGGCCGACCCGTCGATGAACGCGTCGATCGAGTACGCCGTCGGCGTGCTCGGCGTCGAGGAGATCGTGGTGTGCGGCCACTCGGGCTGCGGCGCGATGGCGGCGCTCGCCGACGGCCCGCCGCCGGGTCCGCTGTCGGTCTGGCTCCGCCACGCGGAGCCGAGCGCGCACCGGCTCGGCTCGGCCACGCTCGAGGGCGCCGTCCCGGACTCCGAAGGGGACCGGCTGGCCCTGCACAACGTGCTCCAGCAGCTGGACCACCTGCGCGAGTACCCGTCGGTGGCCGCGGCCGAGGCGGCCGGGAAGCTGCAGCTGACCGGGATGTACTTCGCGGTCGGGACGGCGCAGGTCCACCTGTTCGACACGGCCGAGCGGACGTTCCGCCCGGCCGGGGCGCCGGTGGCGGTGCCGGGCGCCTGA